Genomic DNA from Fimbriimonas ginsengisoli Gsoil 348:
GTGGACGTGGGGAGAGCCGCCCGTTTTTGGGGCGGTCATCTGGGGACCGGTAACGATCATGTTCAACCTCCAGCCGGAGCTGGCGGGCAAAGTTGCCGGACACCAGTTGGCCATCAACGCCGACCCGGTCGATGAGATCTACTCCCTTCACCTCGAGCGCGGGGCGAAGATCGCATCACCTCTGGAGGACAAACCGTGGGGAATCCGCGAATACATTGTCGAGGACTTGCACGGATATCACCTCCGCGTCAGCGGTCCCATTCCTGCTGAAGTTAAGCCTTCGATAGAATTCCCCGAGGGGGTGACCGTCGAGAGACGTCTTCCAACCGAGGCCGAGTTCGCCGAGCTGGCGCGGGCGGTGTTCGATCGAAAGGAAACGCCGGAAAGTGTAGTCGAGCGAAGTTGGCAAGGGGTCGTCGCCTGTTCACCCGACGGCGATGTCATTGGCATGGTGCGAATCGTGTACGACGCACCCGGCTGGTTCAGCATCTGGGATGTGGCGGTTCTCCCTCAATGGCAGGGCCGCCGGATTGGTCAGCGGCTCATGCAGGAAGCGCTCGCCATCATCCGCGACGAATGGCCCGGAGCGTGGGTGTTTCTCTTCACGTACAAGCACGGCTTCTACGAACGGCTCGGTTTTTCGGAGAAAACCGTCAGCATGAGAAGGGTCTAACCGGAACGGGCGAGACCCCCGCGCTCCGTTGCACCTTTGTATGCAGCGGTTTCGGTACTTGGATCGTATGCTGTCGTCATGAACGACGACCGCGATTCGTTGGAGCGGTACCTCAAATCCCGAGGCGCCCAAATCCTCGGCCACTCGCTCAACCGGGCTGGCCTAACGATCCAAGCGGGCGTGGGAGGGCTGATGCTTGCGGTCGCCGGCGCCTTCTTGGTCGCCCCACTCTTCGGAGCTTCGAAAGATCTCTTGCCCGCCGCGATCGGACCGCTTTTTGCGGGCGGCATCAATCTGACCATCGCACTGGCGATTCGCCGACGCATCGTGCCGGACACCCCGGTTCGCGTTGAAATGTCGCGAGATGCGAGGTCGCTGTTGTTGGTGCTGTACCAACAAGTCGCGGGTTGGCCAACCCCGCTAGGCGGGTTTAACTACTTACGGATGCGCCGGATGAGAAGACGGATGTGGGTCGCCGGCCTAACCTCGCAGATTCCCCTTCCGAATCAAGAGGTAATCGGATTCCTCGAGCGGGCCGCCGAAGCTTTCAACCGCATCTCCGCGGTGGTGGGCGGGCAGCGGGAAGTCCCCGCGATCGCCAAGATGTCCGCCCGGGTCACCCTCGCCGCCGACGAGGCGATGGCCGAGATCTTTCACCAAGCCGCCACCCTCAGCAGATACCCCGAAGGAGTCCAGGCGGGACGTGGGAGAATCGAAGCGGAAATCCAAGCCCTCGGCCAAGTTGCCGCCGGTCTGGAATCGCTGGCCGCGACCGGCGAATCGATCCTCGAGCGGCAACCGCGTACCAGCGTCGCCGATGTTCTATCCGAGCTTCGGCTTGAGCAGCTCGCGCGCCGCGAACTGACGATCGACGATCGGCCGAACTCGATCGAGGATCAATTGCGCGCCGACAACTAAACTCGCCCGAACTGCTCTTTGGTCGCCGGGTGCTCCATGAACCAGGCCTGGGAATCGAACCGCGGCTCACGTTTCTTCGGAACGATCCGGTGGTAATGACCCGATGAATCCAGCTCCCAAGCGCGGACATTGTCTTGGAGGCAGGGGGTGAGAATTCGCTCGCGGATCAGGTCGATGAGGGGGCGGCTTTCCACCGGCGCCAATACTTCGATCCGTCGATCGAGATTCCGTCGCATACAGTCCGCGCTGCCGATGAGGACGTCCGGCTTACCGCCGTTTTCGAAATAGTAGACGCGGCTGTGCTCTAGGAAGCGGCCGACGATGCTCACTACGCGCACGGTTTCGCTCATGCCCACAACGCCGGGACGAATGCAACAGGTGCCCCGGACGATCAGATCGATCTTAACCCCGGCTGCGCTCGCATCGTAAAGCGCTTCGATCACCTCCGGATCCACTAGCGCGTTCAGCTTTAGGAATATTCGACCTTCCCTCTTTAGCTTCGCCTCCCGACGAATCCGGTCGAGGATCCCTTCGCGGAGGTTCAGGGGGGCCACTAACAGCTTGCGATAGTGCGTCTGCTTACTGAAGCCGGTGAGGTAGTTGAATAGCTCGCTGATGTCTTGGGTAAGCGCGGGGTCGCATGTGAACAGACCAAGGTCGGTGTAAAGGCGCGCCGTGCTTGGGTTGTAGTTGCCGGTGCCGATATGGGCGTACTGCCGCATCCCATCTTTCTCTCGCCGAACGACGAGACACAGCTTACAGTGGGTCTTCATCTCCTGGAAACCGTAGGTGACGTGCACCCCGGCTCGCTCCAGCGCCCGCGCCCAGACTAGATTATTGCTCTCGTCGAACCGGGCCTTCAGCTCGACCATCGCTGCAACCTGCTTCCCTTCTTCGGCGGCATCGAGCAGCGATTCGACGATCGGCGACTCCGAACCGACTCGATACAACGTTTGTTTCACGCCGACTACGGCCGAGTCTTTGTCGGCGGAGGCCACGAACTCTTCCACCGGTCGAAACGCGTCGTACGGATGGTGAACGAGGACGTCGGTGGCGGCGATCGTCTCGAACAGGGTCTTGAAGTTGGCGAGCGGCTCGGCAACGTACGGCAGGTGGGGCGGAAATCTCAGGGACGGCTTATCGATCTTGGTCAGCTCGTGGAACGACTCCAATCCCAGTGGACCGTCCACGCTGAAGACGTCCTCGTCGTCCAGGCGCAGCAGCGTCATAAGCGTCTTGCGGACGTGGTCGGGCAACGTCGGCTGGTGCTGCAGCAAGACCGGGTCCCCGAAGCGGCGCAAGCGGAGGGTTTCTTCGATGACGGCGATGAGGTCGGCCGCCTCGAGTTGGCGGATTTCGACGTCCGCGTCGCGGATGACCCGGAAGAGATGGGCGCCCAGGATCTCGACGCCGGGGAAAAGCGATTGGAGATTGTTTGCGATGATCTCTTCGAGCAGAACGAACTCGAATTTACGCTTACTGAGCCGGACGAGGCGCGGCGTGCCGTCCGGCACCTTCACGCGAGCAAGCCGAACATCGCTTGCGCCATCGGAAACCTCCACCGCGAGGTTGAGCGAGCGGTTGGAGATGAATGGCACGCTCGGCGCGGGGTGAAGAATGAGCGGCGTGCAGAGCGGAAACACCTCGCGGTGGAAGTACTCGTGAAGCTCCTCGCGCTGCTTGTCCGTTAGCTCCGCATACGTGCGGATCGCGATGCCGTGCCGGTCGAACTGTGGCTGGAGTTGCTCCAAATAGACGTTGGCCGCGCGCCGCCGGAGCGGACCGGCACCCCGGCTGATCGCAAGGAGCTGCTCCGTGGGCGTCAACCCGTCGGGCGAGACCTCCAGGACCCCGCTCTCGAATTGTTCGATGAGGCCGCTGACGCGGACCATGTAGAACTCGTCCAGATTCGATTCGAAGATCGCCAGGAACCGGACCCGCTCTAGCAGCGGGTTCGCCGGGTTGACCGCCTCTTCCAAGACCCGGCGATTGAACTCCAGCCAACTCAGCTCCCGGTTCAGGTACCGGGTGGATTTTTCCTCCGTAGGTCTCACAGCGGGTATGCCTCGATCTTCCCTTCCGCCATCTCCAAAATCGCTCCCTCGCGGATCCCGAATTCGCTCACTACGACTTCGCGCACGCCGAATCGCTTCATCAGCGCCCGGTATACCAAGGCCCCGGGCAAGAGCGTCCCCGCCCGCTTTGACTTTACGCCAAATCGCACGGCGATGCGGTCGACCGGCAGTCTGCAGGTTGCCCATACGACGTATTCGATCTCCTCCAAAAGGAGGACCTTTTCGTTGTCTGGGTGGAGAGCTCGCCAGAGGCCGCGGGCGACGCCGCCGCTGGCCACCGCTCGGCGAGCCGCTCCCCCGAGCGAGCCGTGATCCAACGCGGCTTCGATGTAGTTCTCCGCCGCATGCAGGGCGTAGTCGGGACATGGGTTGCGCAGTCCCGACTCGGCGATGATCCGGCCGGTCCCAAGCGCCAGCGATTCCGTTTCCAGAAGAGTATTCCGGATGACCCGTCCGATCTGGGCGGAGCCGCCACCGACCTCGAACATAAGGTCTACCCCGTAGTGGCGAGTGTCCAGGAGCGTTCCCCTAAGGCTTAGCTCGGCCTCTCGGTGCGGAGAGATAAGGTCGATTTTGACCCCGGTTTCCGCGGTGATTTTATTGATGACCGCATCGTGGTTTTCCGCCGCTCGCATCCCTTCGGTGGCAAACAGGTACAGCGACTCGGCCTGCCGGGCGGCGGCAACGCGCCTGAACTCCCTAACCGCGGCAATAAGCTGAGCGACGAGCTCCTTGGGAATCTTTCGCTGACGGGCGACGACTTCACCAAGCGGGATCCACTCGTTGAAGTTGTCCACCCTCATGACGAGCTCACCGTCCGTCTGAGCCACCAGGAGATGCGCCGTATTGCTCCCGATGTCGGCCGCGGCGAAGGTTCGGGTCATGGGGGTCATTATGAAGCCATGGGTAACACTCGAAGGGGCGATCAATGAACTATCCACGTTTGGACCGGGCGATTCGGGCGGCCACGAAGTGGCATGCGGGCCAAGATCGGGAAGGGGACAGCCCACTTCCCTACATCACGCATCCGATGGAGGTCCTCATTCTCTTGCGAACGGTGGGGAAAGTGCTCCACGAGGAGCTCCTTTGCGCGGCAATACTCCACGACGTTTTGGAAGAAACGGACGCCACTCCCGAGCAGATCGAAGAGATCGCGGGAGCTCGGGTTAGGAGTTTGGTTCAGGAATTGACCCGCGTCGAGCCGTCGGCGCAGGAGACGAAGGGGCTATCGAAGGAGGCGATTTGGAAGTTGAGGGCGCTTCGGCTGCTGGACGAGATTCGTGGGCAGTCTCGAGACGCCCAGCAGATCAAGCTCGCCGACCGGCTTTCGAACGTTCGGGAGGCGAAGCGGACGAAACCGCCGGAGAAGCGGGACCGATACCTATGGCAAACGTTTCGAATCCTTGAGATCGTGCCGAGAGAGGTGAACCCGCCGCTTTGGGATGCGATCCGAGCCGAGCTGCCCGAGGCGGAAGTCCCAGAGCCGTATCCCCACTTGGCATCGTCCTAAAACCCGACGTATGATAACGGTATGGAGAGCGGTCCACCGTATCGTCCGAACGTCGTTTCTCACTAGGGAAACGACACCAGCCGTGCCTCCGAATCGAGATCCCCGGTTTGGAGGAAAGACCCCGGAGACGAAGCTTCCGGGGTCTTTTGGTTTGTCCCCTTTGGTTTATCCGGGATACCCGGGAGCGCTCTTGATCATGTGAACCTGCGCCTGGTGATAGCCGGGGTGGTAGGCCAAACGGGCGAAGGTTCCGGTACCGTCGATCATCGGCCCGAGGGCACTCTTGATCGTGTTCCCGCGGTAGGGGTCGGGATTCTCGATCACGGGGGTAACCAGTTGACGCGCGAGCGACAACGCTTCCGCGGTTAGCTCCGGCGTAATCTCCTCCACCGCGAACGGGAACGCATTTTCGTTAACCACCCCTTCGGTCGCCGCTTGCTTGAGCCGACCGGCAAATCCTTCCGGCTCCTGACCCTGCAACTGAGTGATGAACGACACCTCTACCCCCGCCACGTGCAACATCATCTCCCCGATCGTAAGCGTCCCCGCATGCAGCCGCCAATTCAACTGCTCCTCACTAAGACCAGCGACTGCGTCATCGAAACGCCCACGAACAAGCGACCAGGTAACAGAGAAATCGGACATGCTTGCAACGTTACCTCTAGCCCTTGGTGTTGTCCTCCTGTCTCCTCGCCCGCTCATTATCCCGGCGAATCTCGTAAAGGATTTCCGCAATACGAACGGGGTCCTGACCCGTCGCGCGACTGATTGCGTCGACGGAAATATCTCCCTTCGCCGGCCAGGATCCCGAATCTTCGATATCGAGCCGCTCAAGGACCTGCCGCAACTCGGCCTGACTCACGCCGGCTGTTCCCGCAACGGATTCGTCTCCGGTGGCGATCATCACTTTGTCCTTTGCATTCATCAGAAGCTTGGGCAGGATCGGCAGAAGTAGCAAGACGACGAGCGTCGTTCCAACGTTTAGGAAAACCAACGTTTCGAAGGACCACTTCTGCTTGTCGGCAAGGAAGGAGCCGAGCCAGTCGGCGCCGAATAGGGCAAGGTTCCGCGCAGAGAGCATGAGGGAGTAACCAAGCCCCTCACATCCCTTCGGCGTAGCCCGAGCGGCAAGGTCGAGGAGGGCAATCTCAGCGAGCGTGAAAAAGAATCCGTTCTGGGACTCAATAATCCAGGCCATGGTAGCGCCTGAGTACATCAGGTAAAGCAAGTTGCCCAGAGCAAAGGTTAAGATGCCGGCGACGATCATCGTCATCATGTCCAAGCGCTTGATGAGCCGGCTATACACATAAGCGCCCAGGATCCCGAAGGCGCCACTCGCGACCTGCAGCCACCCAATGAACTCCTGACTGAACTTCAACTGATCCGTCTGCTTGTAGTAGAGAGGAGTCGAAAATCCCGGTGAGAAGTAGAAAAGGAAAATGAACAGGATCGCAAACCAAAGATTTGGCGACCGAAAGATGATTCCCAACTGGATCTTGGCGTTCTTCAGCGGCTCGGCGTTTTCTTCCCGCACCCTCTTCTCTCTCATGAAGAGATAGGCAATGGGCACGACGCTTACCACGATGGCGGCATTAACCCCCGAAGCGAGACCGAAGGACAATCCCGCCAAATATCCTGAAACCGGACCGTTAATGAGCTGACAGGCGTTGGACACCGTCTGCCTTAGGGCAGTGAGTCGTCCTGTGGCGCCCAGACGCTGGCCCGATTCAACTAGAAATGCGCCGATGACCGTGCTGGCGATCACCATGAAGAAATTGATGATGATGCAGCCGTAAAGGAGCGCATCGTACGTCTTGGGCACCAACATGATGCCCACCCAACTGACGCCGGCAAAAATCGCGCTGGCCAGCAGGTAGTAACGTCTCCGAGTGCCGAAGAGAGGAAATGCGTCGGTCAGGATCCCGGCAAACGGCTTGAAATACCAAGCGAGGCCGCAAAGAAAGAAGAACCGCGCCATCGCCTCTCGCGACACGTGAAGGTTGTCTTTCAGTAAGTGCTGGAGTGGCAACTTCCCCATCACCTGGGGCTGGGCGAGTGTTGTCGCAAAAATGCCTGCGATGATGATAAGCGCCAAGTGGCTGTACTTAAAGTCTTCGAGTTGAGTCCTCGGCCGATCCAGATCGGGGTAATCGAAACTTTCCTTGTTCGCGGACATGATTAAAACCGTCGCCTACTATACAGCGAGAATGTACGGACTGAGGACGCCATATGGAGCCCGTACAACTCAATATTCGTTCTCGGGCATACTCGGCGCATGCCCGACACTCCTGAGAAGCCGTCCGAGAAACCGGTCGAACGCTATCCACTGACCACCGATGTCGATCCGGTCGTCACCCACCACACTCTGGGCGACATGTCGTACACCGCGACCACCGGGATGCTCCCGCTCAAAGACGAGTTCGGCGAAACCGAGGCCGGAGTCTTCTTTGTCGCCTACACCAAAGACGGTGTGGAAAACCCCTCCGAGCGGCCGCTCATGTTCAGCTTTAACGGCGGACCCGGCTCGTCGTCGGTCTGGCTGCACCTCGGCGCCGTTGGACCGAAGCGCGTCGTACTGAAACCGGACGGCGACATGCCCGAGCCCCCTTTCCGGCTCGAAGACAATCCCCAAAGCTGGCTTCAGCACACCGACCTCGTCTTCATCGACCCAGTCGGCACCGGCTATAGCCGCCCGGCCAAGAAAGACGGCGGCAAGAAGTTCTGGGGACTGGAGGGCGACCTCGATTCCGTCGGCGAGTTCATCCGTCTCTACCTATCGCGGTATAAGCGGTGGGCCTCCCCGCTCTACCTCGTTGGCGAGAGCTACGGAACCACCCGCGCGGCCGGCCTTAGCGGAAAGTTAATCGGCCAGGGAATCGCCTTCAACGGAATCGTGCTGGTCAGCAGCATCCTCAACTTCGGCACTGCGCGGTTCAACAAGGGGAACGACCTTCCCTACGTCCTCTTCCTCCCCACCTACACCGCCACCGCGTGGTTCCACGGAAAGCTTCCCTGGGCAAAGTCGCTCGAAGAAGCACTCCAAGAAGCCGAGATTTTCGCCGAAAATCACTACACGCTCGCCCTAACTCGCGGCGACCGGTTGACCCAAGAAGAACGGGCAAGCATCACCGCCCAGCTTTCTCGTCTAACCGGGCTCTCCACGGACTACATCGATTCCACCGAGCTACGAATTAACATTCACCGCTTCTGCAAAGAGCTGCTTCGTAGCGAAAAGCGAACGGTTGGCCGTCTCGACAGTAGGTTCAAGGGTATCGACGAGGTAGCGGCTACCGAAAATCCGGAGCACGATCCTTCAATGTCGATCATCGTCCCGCCATACACCGCCACGATCAACGACCACATCCGCCGAACGCTTGGGTATGAGACGGACGTTCCGTACCACGTCTTCGCTCCTGGTGAATTGCACCAGAGCTGGACCTACGGCGATGCGGGCAAGGGACACCCGGATACGAGCGAATCGTTGCGAGAGGCGCTCTCTAAGAACCCGCACATGAGAGTATTCGTCGCCTCGGGTTATTACGATCTAGCGACTCCCTACTTCGCTACCGAATACACACTCGCCCACCTCGGCCTCGACCCTTCGCTGCGAAAGAATATCTCCACGGCCTACTATCCAGCCGGGCACATGATGTATGTGGATGAAGGTTGCCTAGCGAAGCTTCAAAAGGACGTCGCCAACTTTATGGGCGCCTAAACAAAAAGGCCGGCCTTTCGGCCGGCCCGCTTTTTGCAGGTTACTCCTTCGTATATTCCTTAAGAACCAGGCTCACGTTGTGCTCCATAAGAGCGGTGAACTGATCCAGCACACTCGTCCGAACACGCGGTGAGCGTATCGCGGCCGGGCGGCTCTTTTGCACTCGATGGGCTCGCATCGCGAGACGAATCGGGCGCAACAACGTCCATTGTCGGACGGGAACGATCATGTTGACCTCCTGAAAGGTTTCCGCACATGCCCCGTGCAATCGGGCGGACTAATTGCGGTGTCCGAGAAGGATAGGAGTCAGCTTTGATCCAGTTGTGATTATACCAGGTCGCAAACCAAGACCCATGACCGGAGCCCCCTCTCCCTGCTCGGGATGTTCGAGCCCGACGACGCTGAGGGCTTGTCGTTACACACATATCGCGAGCTGACGATTCAACGGAGCACCGACAGTCCCAAACTCCCCTCCTCCGGAAGCTGTCGCATTGTATTCGTCTCGGTTGGCGGCGACTAACGATCGAAGGTTCGGACGATGGCTCGTCCCAATCCAGCCTCGAAGAGGCGGCATCTGCCAGCCCAGGGCGTCAGCGTAATACCGTTTAGTTAAAGTGGCACGGGCGGCTCGCCCGTGGGTATCTCGGGCGGCCCGCCCGAGTAGAAGCCTCCCGTTCATCCATATCTAAACGGTGTTGGGCGTCCGCCCTGGGTGCAGGCGACCCATTTCCTCAAGCCCTGAAAGGGCGGCATAACCTAAGATCCTTCGGCGTCCTCTCCGACGAGAAATACAATGCAACGGCCCCGGAGGAGGGGAGACGGCATTTGAGTGGTTTGCCACCGAAGGGCTCCGACCTCATGCGATATGCGTCACTAGACCCTTTCAGCAAAGCGGAGAGCCATACAGACCGTAGAGCTCCAGCTCTGCCCTCTCATACGGCGAAGCCGTGAGGCCGGCCCCTACGCATGTCGACGGCCGTATCGGAGGGACCGCCTTATGACGTTCTTCGAAGAAGCTTCTGTTGAAGCAACGCACCGAGGGTCAGGCCGCTCTCCTCGGGGAGGTCGGGCACGGACCCCATCGCATCGAGAGCCGCTTGGCGCGCGGAAATCTCGTTCGAATTAAGGTCTCCCTCCTTCGGCAATGCCTTCATCGCCGCCGCCCGATCGCCGCAAAGCGCCAGCGCCTCCGCAAGGAGCGCTCTCGAGAGCGGATCTTTGAACCGATCCAGGGCCTGACGCACGAACGACGCCAGCATCCGGCGCGACTCTTCCGTCTGGGTCGCTCGGGCGCGTAGCACGAGGGCGCGGGGGGTCTCCCTCTGAATCCTTGTCATTCGGGCAAATCGAAGTCTGGCCTCGCCAAACCTTCCCGATGCGATCTCCATCTCTGCCAAGTCAAGTTCGGCTTCGATCCCGGCCATGTTAGTGGTTGCGTCGTGCTCGGCCATAAGTGTTTCCCCTGTAGTCGGCGCCATGTGCATACGATGCCATCCTTGAAGATGACAATTCGAGTCGCGCATTTGTGTCTTGCCTTTGTTTTCGGCAAAGAGTGGCCGGCCCATTAGAGCGGAAAACACCCCTTCGAGCAGTTGTCAGCATTTAAGAGCGGAACCGCACCGCCTCTTCCAAGATCGTAACGTCTTCGTCGGAAAAGTCGAGCAAGCGATTGAATAGCGGCCCCAATCGTTGACCGAATAGGCCGGTGGTTCCCCCGAGGCGGCAGGTCTTAACTTCGAAAGGGTTTTCGGGCAGACCGCCGATGGCACTCAGCCATGACGCCATGTGCTCTGTCTCCGACCGCCCCACGCGGAGCGCAAGATCCCGCGTAACTACCGGCCGCTGCATAACCGCACCGTACCGGATATTTTCGCTCTAAAGAGCCTGGAGCCGTCTAAGAGGATCGAACTCTTGACCTTCCGCTTACAAGGCGGGTGCTCTACCGCTGAGCTAAGACGGCGCGACGGCTCGATGGTGAACCATCGAGCCGTCGGGAATCAAGGGGAGGCTACTCCTTGGAGCGTCGGCGAGTGCGAACGAGCTTCGGGGCGCCATCGACGGTATAGCCAAGCTTGTAACCGGCGGGAAGGTTCTTGAGTGCTTCGGCTAACTCAGTCGGCATCTCGACGCCGCCACCGCGTCGGCGACCGCGTCGCTTGCCCGGATTAAGCGCCTCGTAAGCGTCGGCGGCATCCGTCTCCTTGTCAAGCGGAGCAAGCTCCTTTGCCGATACCTTGTACAGCTCCGAAGAAGCCGGGAACGAGAGGAACAGGTAATCCTGACCACTCAGCATACGAGCCTTCACCGGCACCGCATATTTGCGAACACCGACTCGGATCGTGAGGACGCCCTCTTTTTCTTGGGCTTTAAATTTCAGCGAGTTTTTTACGTTTTGTACGGTCTTCAAGGGTAGTTCTCCCAAAAGCTGCATTGACTATACCTATGAGGGCCACAGCTCTTGATAATAAGACGAAGCCGACGAGTAAACCGCCTCTACAAAACAATATTATCGATCAATCGGGTTCGACCGATTTTTGCGGCGACGATCACCGCCGAAGCTTGTGACGTATCGCGCACCGGGAGCAGGTCATCGTATGAAACCCATTCGAAATAGTCGACGTCAAACCCTACCGATGTCAGTTCTTCGCGACTCCTAGCAAGCTCAGTTTCTACTTCCGTACTCACGAACGAATTGGACTTAAACGTATTTACGCAACGAGTCAATTCGCGAAATAAAGCCGGCGCGGTTCTTCGCTCATCTTCGGATAAATACGCGTTCCGGCTCGACATCGCGAGCCCATCCGCTTCTCGGGTGGTTGGGCAAATCTCCAGCCGAACGGAAAAATACAAATCCTCGACCATTCGCCGAATCACCGCGCATTGTTGCAAATCTTTCTGGCCGAAGAACGCAATGTCCGGTCGTACCATGTTGAAAAGTTTGCCTACCACCGTGGCAACCCCTTCGAAGTGAGTTGGCCGCGCCGCCCCTTCCCAACGACTGGAAACCTCCGGAACCTTGATCGATGTCGACGGTAGATGCGGGTAAACCTCGGAAACATCGGGCACAAACAAGATGTCCACGCCTACGCCTTCCGCCATCGCGGAGTCGCGGTCTAAGTCGCGAGGGTAACGGCTGAAGTCTTCCCCTTTCCCGAACTGAGTCGGGTTCACGAAGAGT
This window encodes:
- a CDS encoding DinB family protein; the encoded protein is MSDFSVTWSLVRGRFDDAVAGLSEEQLNWRLHAGTLTIGEMMLHVAGVEVSFITQLQGQEPEGFAGRLKQAATEGVVNENAFPFAVEEITPELTAEALSLARQLVTPVIENPDPYRGNTIKSALGPMIDGTGTFARLAYHPGYHQAQVHMIKSAPGYPG
- the ppk1 gene encoding polyphosphate kinase 1, giving the protein MRPTEEKSTRYLNRELSWLEFNRRVLEEAVNPANPLLERVRFLAIFESNLDEFYMVRVSGLIEQFESGVLEVSPDGLTPTEQLLAISRGAGPLRRRAANVYLEQLQPQFDRHGIAIRTYAELTDKQREELHEYFHREVFPLCTPLILHPAPSVPFISNRSLNLAVEVSDGASDVRLARVKVPDGTPRLVRLSKRKFEFVLLEEIIANNLQSLFPGVEILGAHLFRVIRDADVEIRQLEAADLIAVIEETLRLRRFGDPVLLQHQPTLPDHVRKTLMTLLRLDDEDVFSVDGPLGLESFHELTKIDKPSLRFPPHLPYVAEPLANFKTLFETIAATDVLVHHPYDAFRPVEEFVASADKDSAVVGVKQTLYRVGSESPIVESLLDAAEEGKQVAAMVELKARFDESNNLVWARALERAGVHVTYGFQEMKTHCKLCLVVRREKDGMRQYAHIGTGNYNPSTARLYTDLGLFTCDPALTQDISELFNYLTGFSKQTHYRKLLVAPLNLREGILDRIRREAKLKREGRIFLKLNALVDPEVIEALYDASAAGVKIDLIVRGTCCIRPGVVGMSETVRVVSIVGRFLEHSRVYYFENGGKPDVLIGSADCMRRNLDRRIEVLAPVESRPLIDLIRERILTPCLQDNVRAWELDSSGHYHRIVPKKREPRFDSQAWFMEHPATKEQFGRV
- a CDS encoding S10 family peptidase, with product MPDTPEKPSEKPVERYPLTTDVDPVVTHHTLGDMSYTATTGMLPLKDEFGETEAGVFFVAYTKDGVENPSERPLMFSFNGGPGSSSVWLHLGAVGPKRVVLKPDGDMPEPPFRLEDNPQSWLQHTDLVFIDPVGTGYSRPAKKDGGKKFWGLEGDLDSVGEFIRLYLSRYKRWASPLYLVGESYGTTRAAGLSGKLIGQGIAFNGIVLVSSILNFGTARFNKGNDLPYVLFLPTYTATAWFHGKLPWAKSLEEALQEAEIFAENHYTLALTRGDRLTQEERASITAQLSRLTGLSTDYIDSTELRINIHRFCKELLRSEKRTVGRLDSRFKGIDEVAATENPEHDPSMSIIVPPYTATINDHIRRTLGYETDVPYHVFAPGELHQSWTYGDAGKGHPDTSESLREALSKNPHMRVFVASGYYDLATPYFATEYTLAHLGLDPSLRKNISTAYYPAGHMMYVDEGCLAKLQKDVANFMGA
- a CDS encoding GNAT family N-acetyltransferase, with product MVTAATPILASADILATLKFYQEVLGFESSWTWGEPPVFGAVIWGPVTIMFNLQPELAGKVAGHQLAINADPVDEIYSLHLERGAKIASPLEDKPWGIREYIVEDLHGYHLRVSGPIPAEVKPSIEFPEGVTVERRLPTEAEFAELARAVFDRKETPESVVERSWQGVVACSPDGDVIGMVRIVYDAPGWFSIWDVAVLPQWQGRRIGQRLMQEALAIIRDEWPGAWVFLFTYKHGFYERLGFSEKTVSMRRV
- a CDS encoding MFS transporter, producing the protein MSANKESFDYPDLDRPRTQLEDFKYSHLALIIIAGIFATTLAQPQVMGKLPLQHLLKDNLHVSREAMARFFFLCGLAWYFKPFAGILTDAFPLFGTRRRYYLLASAIFAGVSWVGIMLVPKTYDALLYGCIIINFFMVIASTVIGAFLVESGQRLGATGRLTALRQTVSNACQLINGPVSGYLAGLSFGLASGVNAAIVVSVVPIAYLFMREKRVREENAEPLKNAKIQLGIIFRSPNLWFAILFIFLFYFSPGFSTPLYYKQTDQLKFSQEFIGWLQVASGAFGILGAYVYSRLIKRLDMMTMIVAGILTFALGNLLYLMYSGATMAWIIESQNGFFFTLAEIALLDLAARATPKGCEGLGYSLMLSARNLALFGADWLGSFLADKQKWSFETLVFLNVGTTLVVLLLLPILPKLLMNAKDKVMIATGDESVAGTAGVSQAELRQVLERLDIEDSGSWPAKGDISVDAISRATGQDPVRIAEILYEIRRDNERARRQEDNTKG
- the panC gene encoding pantoate--beta-alanine ligase — translated: MKIVRKARELPPPSHRSIGFVPTMGAFHEGHLDLMRRARRETDIVVVSLFVNPTQFGKGEDFSRYPRDLDRDSAMAEGVGVDILFVPDVSEVYPHLPSTSIKVPEVSSRWEGAARPTHFEGVATVVGKLFNMVRPDIAFFGQKDLQQCAVIRRMVEDLYFSVRLEICPTTREADGLAMSSRNAYLSEDERRTAPALFRELTRCVNTFKSNSFVSTEVETELARSREELTSVGFDVDYFEWVSYDDLLPVRDTSQASAVIVAAKIGRTRLIDNIVL
- a CDS encoding HD domain-containing protein, giving the protein MNYPRLDRAIRAATKWHAGQDREGDSPLPYITHPMEVLILLRTVGKVLHEELLCAAILHDVLEETDATPEQIEEIAGARVRSLVQELTRVEPSAQETKGLSKEAIWKLRALRLLDEIRGQSRDAQQIKLADRLSNVREAKRTKPPEKRDRYLWQTFRILEIVPREVNPPLWDAIRAELPEAEVPEPYPHLASS